One window of the Xenopus tropicalis strain Nigerian chromosome 10, UCB_Xtro_10.0, whole genome shotgun sequence genome contains the following:
- the LOC116408039 gene encoding uncharacterized protein K02A2.6-like → MGTLKHIKANICLEENAQPKFHKARPVPYSIRPKVEAELDRLEQNGVISKVSWSDWGTPIVPIIKRDGSVRICGDFKVSINPVLQSDKYPLPLIEDIFASLAGGLKFSKIDLAQAYLQMEVEENAKHYLTINTPKGLYRYNRLVFGIASAPAIWQRAMDQVLQGIPHTKCYLDDIIVTGTDESEHLENLKRVLTRLEEYGLRANKEKCAFFKDSIQYCGHIIDASGLHKSPEKIQAVLQAPLPKDVMQLRSFLGFINYYSRFVPNLATVLYPLNQLLQKGQKWEWSVQCDKAFKEAKTLVTSDDVLVHFNASLPLKLACDASPYGIGAVISHVLPHKSERPIAFASRSLTSAERNYAQIDKEALSLIWGVKRFNQFLYGRKFTLVTDHQPLVAILHPKKGVSATAAARMQRWALFLAGYDYDIEFKRTAAHANADGLSRLPLPGQETSEENAEYVNVHQIDCLPLTCKMIENETKRDPTLACVYEATLKGWKYTDKASLIPYYSRRHELTIHEGCVMWGVRVIIPKKLQSRVLDELHEGHLGIVKMKSLARSFVWWPGIDQQIEQLANKCHGCQQVQSMPQPAPVHLWEWPSAPWQRIHIDFAGPFLGLMFFIIVDAHSKWPEVFGMKSTSTSYTIDILRTLFARTGIPEQIVSDNGPQFISEEFQLFMKCNGIKHTTSNPYHPATNGLAERFVQTMKQSLRSMTNDSGSLQHKLARFLLSYRNAIHATTSCTPAMLFMGRNLRSRLDLLKPDLSRHVRNHQFNVREGERRTLRQLSVGQTVLARNYRGPNKWLPAIVTAQRGPCSYTVRVADNLYWRRHIDQLRNTAVTTEQTQTQGLVGLPLTKEVPLEPPTVASPEATSPVSPTEMESTFSEASVEPGCSEYQVSSREESNNDRRYPQREHRPPDRLNL, encoded by the coding sequence ATGGGTACTTTAAAACACATCAAGGCTAATATATGCCTTGAGGAAAATGCTCAGCCCAAATTTCACAAAGCTCGTCCAGTGCCTTATAGTATTCGTCCAAAAGTAGAAGCAGAATTGGATCGTCTAGAACAAAATGGAGTCATTTCAAAAGTCTCTTGGAGTGACTGGGGCACACCTATTGTGCCTATTATTAAGAGGGATGGTTCAGTTAGAATATGTGGAGATTTTAAAGTTTCCATTAACCCAGTTCTACAGTCTGATAAGTATCCCTTACCTTTGATTGAGGATATCTTTGCCTCTCTTGCCGGTGGACTAAAATTCAGCAAAATTGATCTTGCACAAGCCTACTTACAAATGGAGGTAGAAGAAAATGCCAAACACTACCTTACAATCAACACGCCAAAAGGACTATACCGATACAACAGATTAGTATTTGGCATAGCCTCTGCGCCTGCCATATGGCAAAGGGCCATGGATCAAGTCCTACAAGGCATTCCACATACTAAATGTTATCTGGATGACATAATTGTGACAGGTACAGATGAATCAGAACATTTGGAAAACTTAAAGAGGGTTTTGACACGGCTGGAAGAATACGGGCTAAGAGCCAACAAAGAAAAATGTGCCTTCTTTAAGGACTCTATCCAATATTGTGGACATATTATAGATGCCAGTGGCTTGCACAAGTCTCCAGAGAAAATCCAAGCAGTGTTACAAGCACCACTGCCCAAGGATGTAATGCAGCTCAGATCGTTCTTGGGGTTTATTAATTATTACAGCCGGTTTGTGCCAAATCTTGCAACTGTGCTATACCCATTAAATCAATTGCTGCAGAAAGGTCAAAAATGGGAATGGAGTGTACAGTGTGACAAAGCCTTCAAGGAAGCAAAGACATTGGTCACATCCGATGATGTCCTTGTGCATTTCAATGCTTCTTTGCCATTAAAACTGGCATGTGATGCTTCTCCATATGGCATTGGAGCTGTGATATCTCATGTTCTCCCACACAAAAGTGAAAGGCCAATAGCATTTGCATCAAGGTCACTCACGAGTGCAGAACGCAACTACGCACAGATAGACAAGGAAGCACTTAGCCTTATCTGGGGAGTGAAAAGATTTAACCAATTCTTATATGGTCGGAAGTTTACACTGGTAACAGACCATCAACCGCTGGTTGCAATACTTCACCCAAAGAAAGGAGTTTCTGCAACAGCTGCTGCACGTATGCAGCGTTGGGCTTTGTTTCTTGCTGGTTATGACTATGATATTGAGTTCAAGCGGACAGCGGCACACGCAAATGCAGACGGACTGTCGCGTCTGCCATTACCAGGTCAGGAAACGTCTGAGGAAAATGCTGAATATGTTAATGTACATCAGATTGATTGTCTTCCTCTTACCTGTAAAATGATTGAGAATGAAACCAAAAGAGACCCAACTCTAGCATGTGTCTATGAAGCAACTCTTAAGGGCTGGAAGTACACGGACAAAGCCTCACTAATTCCTTATTACTCACGGAGACATGAACTGACTATACATGAAGGATGTGTAATGTGGGGAGTTCGTGTTATTATTCCTAAAAAGTTACAATCAAGAGTACTCGATGAGCTTCATGAAGGCCATCTGGGCATAGTAAAAATGAAGTCACTCGCTAGGAGTTTTGTGTGGTGGCCAGGAATTGATCAGCAAATAGAGCAACTGGCGAACAAGTGCCATGGATGTCAACAGGTACAGTCTATGCCACAACCTGCTCCAGTTCACCTATGGGAATGGCCCTCTGCTCCTTGGCAACGTATACACATTGATTTTGCAGGACCATTTCTGGGACTGATGTTTTTCATTATTGTGGATGCCCATTCAAAATGGCCAGAGGTTTTCGGCATGAAGTCTACTAGTACCTCATATACAATTGATATATTAAGAACCTTGTTTGCAAGAACGGGAATTCCTGAACAGATTGTCAGTGATAATGGTCCCCAGTTCATTTCTGAAGAGTTTCAATTGTTTATGAAATGCAATGGAATTAAACATACTACTTCAAATCCATACCATCCTGCAACAAACGGTTTAGCTGAAAGATTTGTACAAACTATGAAACAGTCACTGCGGTCAATGACAAACGACAGTGGATCCCTGCAGCATAAACTGGCAAGGTTTTTGTTATCCTATCGGAATGCAATTCATGCGACTACAAGCTGCACACCTGCAATGCTATTCATGGGCCGCAATCTTAGGTCTCGGTTAGACTTGCTGAAACCAGATCTCAGTCGTCATGTGAGAAACCACCAGTTTAATGTCAGGGAAGGAGAGAGGAGAACCTTGCGGCAGCTTAGTGTCGGACAAACTGTATTGGCAAGAAACTACAGAGGGCCTAATAAATGGCTACCAGCAATTGTCACTGCTCAGAGAGGTCCATGCAGTTACACAGTAAGAGTGGCAGACAATCTATATTGGCGTCGTCATATCGACCAGCTACGTAATACTGCAGTGACCACTGAGCAAACCCAGACTCAAGGCCTTGTTGGACTTCCCCTTACCAAGGAGGTACCCCTTGAACCCCCAACTGTGGCATCACCAGAGGCAACAAGCCCTGTAAGTCCAACAGAAATGGAGAGCACATTCTCTGAAGCATCGGTTGAACCTGGTTGTTCTGAGTATCAGGTTTCTTCCCGAGAAGAGAGCAACAATGATAGGCGTTATCCACAAAGAGAGCATCGACCCCCGGATAGACTTAACTTATAA